In Desulfopila inferna, the DNA window AGGTGGACCATGTCGAAGCCCAAACTGGCTCTGGTTACTGGCGGCAGCAGAGGAATAGGTTTTGCTGTCGTCAAGCAGCTTTGCCTGAATGGTATACGGACGATTTTTACCTGTCGGAACCCCCACGACGGTCAGCAGACCCTGAGGGAGCTGGCTCCCTTCGCTGCTCTTCTTGATTTCCATCCGCTGGAGGTGAGCGATAATGGGAGTGTGGCGAAGCTTGCCGAATATGTGCGCGGCAAATACCACAATCTCGATATTCTGATCAACAACGCGGGAGCCAACTACGACACCTGGCAACGGGCCAGCAGTGTTGACATTGCCGAAGTCGAGTACACCTTGAATGTTAATTTAATCGGCCCCTGGCGCATGTGCAACGCCTTCATCCCGCTGATGATGGAGCAGGAGGGCGGACATATCGTCAATGTCACCAGCGGCCTCGGATTGCCGGAGAATCTCGACGGCAGCACGCCGGCCTACGCCATCTCCAAAAACGGGCTGAATGCCCTGACAAGATGCCTGGCCGCGGATCTGCAGGGAACCGGCATCACGGTGAACGCGATTGATCCCGGCTGGGTACGAACGGCCATGGGCGGCAAGAATGCACCGCGGTCGCCAGACGAGGGTGCGGAGTCTGTCGTCTGGCTGGCGACAACTGAAGATTTTAGCGTCAGCGGGGGATTATTCCGCAACAGACAGCAGATACCGTGGTGATAATACAAAGATGGAAAAGAGTTTAGAAATTAGTAACTTTGGCATCGCCATCTTAAAAGGCGCGACACCCATGCCTCTCAATGGTCCGCCTTATTCAACGCGGTCACAATATAATTTTCCTTATAATAATTGCACAGTCATATCTGATAACTTTGTAAAAAGTCACTGAAGGTGCCTGGATGGACTCTGCGATAAGCGCAGACTTCGAGAAAGCTTGATATACTAGGCGTAGTACCTGAAACGACGAATTGGCAGTACATGTGGTATGGCAAATCGTCGTTTCAGATCTACAACGACGCAGATCGAGCTTTTTACGAGTCCATCATATCTCACTGTTGTAAAAGCGCCATAATACAGCTGCAGTCAGCACTCCTGTGTAGAAAACAATATTGCCCCAGATATATGTGGGGGACAGGCCGACAAAGGCATTATTTGTGATCAGCGTGGATGCATAATGCTGAAGCATGTAGACCTTCGGATAGAGGATTCGCCAGAGGGAGACATGGTTTTCACTATAAATGAGTTGCCGAATTTGTTCATTTTGCATGGCCTGGTAGGCCCCGTCCGATATGAAGCTGATCCCGGTAATTCCCAGAGTAAAAATTGCGGCCATGAAATT includes these proteins:
- a CDS encoding SDR family NAD(P)-dependent oxidoreductase, whose product is MSKPKLALVTGGSRGIGFAVVKQLCLNGIRTIFTCRNPHDGQQTLRELAPFAALLDFHPLEVSDNGSVAKLAEYVRGKYHNLDILINNAGANYDTWQRASSVDIAEVEYTLNVNLIGPWRMCNAFIPLMMEQEGGHIVNVTSGLGLPENLDGSTPAYAISKNGLNALTRCLAADLQGTGITVNAIDPGWVRTAMGGKNAPRSPDEGAESVVWLATTEDFSVSGGLFRNRQQIPW